A window from Sus scrofa isolate TJ Tabasco breed Duroc chromosome 2, Sscrofa11.1, whole genome shotgun sequence encodes these proteins:
- the CCDC124 gene encoding coiled-coil domain-containing protein 124, protein MPKKFQGENTKSAAARARRAEAKAAADAKKQKELEDAYWKDEDKHVMRKEQRKEEKEKRRLEQLERKKETQRLLEEEDSKLKGGKAPRVAAPSKVTRAQIEETLRRDHQHKEASDAAEKAKSHLEVPLEENVNRRVLEEGSVEARTIEDAIAVLSLAEEAADRHPERRMRAAFTAFEEAQLPRLKQENPNMRLSQLKQLLKKEWLRSPDNPMNQRVMPFNAPK, encoded by the exons ATGCCCAAGAAGTTCCAGGGTGAGAACACCAAGTCGGCAGCGGCCCGGGCACGGAGGGCTGAGGCCAAGGCAGCAGCTGATGCCAAGAAGCAGAAAGAGCTGGAGGATGCCTATTGGAAGGATGAGGACAAACACGTCATGAGGAAGGAACAGCGCAAG gaggagaaggagaagcgGCGCCTGGAACAGCTGGAGCGCAAGAAGGAGACGCAGCGCCTGCTAGAAGAGGAGGATTCAAAGCTCAAGGGGGGCAAGGCCCCCCGGGTAGCTGCGCCCAGCAAGGTCACCCGCGCCCAGATTGAGGAGACGCTCCGCCGAGACCATCAGCACAAGGAAGCCTCAGATGCAG CCGAGAAAGCCAAGAGCCACTTGGAGGTACCCCTGGAGGAGAACGTGAACCGCCGCGTGCTGGAGGAGGGCAGCGTAGAGGCGCGCACCATCGAGGATGCCATTGCGGTGCTCAG CTTGGCGGAGGAGGCTGCAGACCGACATCCTGAGCGCCGCATGCGGGCGGCCTTCACCGCCTTCGAGGAGGCGCAGCTGCCGCGGCTCAAGCAAGAAAACCCCAACATGCGGCTGTCGCAGCTGAAGCAGCTGCTCAAGAAGGAGTGGCTGCGTTCACCAGACAACCCCATGAACCAGCGGGTCATGCCCTTCAATGCCCCCAAGTGA